The Flavobacterium marginilacus genome window below encodes:
- a CDS encoding HAD family hydrolase, producing MKQQCVIFDMDGVICHTNPDHGKAFEAFFDKYQISHSQKEFEDHMYGKHNGYIMSHFFKRPITGDELKQLEDEKESMFREIYKDKVETIPHYLIFLDELKSRGFKTAVATSAPRANLDLIINALEIGDKMDSMMASEDVSSHKPNPEVYLKSAERVGVSPSDCVVFEDSFSGVTAGLNAGMKVVGVLSSHTKEQLPPCHFYINDYSEVNADKILELLNS from the coding sequence ATGAAACAGCAATGTGTAATTTTTGATATGGATGGTGTAATCTGTCACACCAATCCAGATCATGGCAAGGCTTTTGAAGCATTTTTTGATAAGTACCAAATTTCTCATTCCCAAAAGGAGTTTGAAGATCATATGTACGGAAAACACAATGGTTACATCATGTCGCATTTCTTCAAGCGTCCGATAACTGGCGATGAACTTAAACAATTGGAGGACGAAAAAGAATCGATGTTTCGTGAAATTTATAAAGACAAAGTAGAAACCATTCCGCATTATCTGATTTTTTTGGACGAACTTAAATCCCGTGGTTTCAAAACCGCCGTTGCGACATCGGCTCCGCGTGCCAATCTCGATTTGATTATAAATGCCCTGGAAATTGGAGACAAAATGGATTCGATGATGGCAAGCGAAGATGTAAGCAGTCACAAACCCAATCCCGAAGTGTATTTAAAATCGGCTGAGCGTGTAGGGGTTTCTCCGTCCGACTGTGTGGTTTTCGAGGATTCTTTTTCGGGGGTTACCGCAGGTCTGAATGCCGGAATGAAAGTGGTGGGCGTATTGAGCTCGCATACCAAAGAACAATTGCCTCCGTGTCATTTTTACATCAACGATTACAGCGAGGTAAATGCGGACAAGATTCTGGAATTATTGAATAGTTAA
- a CDS encoding 1-aminocyclopropane-1-carboxylate deaminase/D-cysteine desulfhydrase has product MNQILPLELPNGISLEIKREDLLHPFISGNKFRKMKYNLIQAKSENQETLLTFGGAYSNHIAAVAYAGKEQGFKTIGIIRGDELGDKITENPTLKFAQECGMEFEFVTREAYRHKTEFDFIAGLKQKFGLFYLVPEGGTNKYAIKGCEEILTEEDANFDYVCLAVGTGGTISGIINSVLPHQKVLGFPALKGDFLKDEIRKFARSENWNLVTDYHFGGYGKVNEELIQFINRFYKETQVPLDPVYTGKMVFGVMDLIHKNYFPDNAKILLIHTGGLQGIQGMNTFLKKKNSTLIQFQ; this is encoded by the coding sequence TTGAATCAGATACTCCCACTTGAATTACCCAATGGAATTTCTCTTGAAATAAAAAGAGAAGATCTGCTCCATCCTTTTATTTCTGGAAATAAATTCAGGAAAATGAAGTACAACCTGATTCAGGCGAAAAGTGAGAATCAGGAAACGCTTCTCACTTTTGGCGGCGCTTATTCTAACCATATTGCTGCGGTGGCTTATGCGGGAAAAGAGCAGGGTTTTAAAACTATTGGTATAATCCGAGGTGATGAACTGGGAGATAAAATTACTGAAAATCCAACTTTAAAGTTCGCACAGGAATGTGGCATGGAATTCGAGTTTGTAACCAGAGAAGCTTATCGGCACAAAACCGAGTTTGATTTTATTGCTGGTTTGAAACAGAAATTTGGTTTATTTTATCTTGTTCCAGAGGGCGGAACTAACAAATATGCGATAAAAGGCTGTGAAGAAATTTTGACCGAAGAAGATGCTAATTTTGATTATGTCTGCTTGGCGGTGGGGACAGGCGGAACTATTTCGGGGATTATCAACAGCGTATTGCCACACCAAAAAGTTTTGGGATTTCCGGCGCTAAAAGGCGACTTTTTAAAAGATGAAATTCGTAAATTTGCCCGCAGCGAAAATTGGAATTTAGTAACTGATTATCATTTTGGCGGATATGGAAAGGTAAATGAAGAATTGATTCAGTTTATTAATCGGTTTTACAAAGAAACTCAAGTGCCTTTGGATCCCGTTTATACTGGAAAGATGGTTTTTGGCGTTATGGATTTGATTCATAAGAACTATTTCCCTGATAATGCTAAAATTCTGCTGATTCATACAGGAGGATTACAAGGGATTCAGGGAATGAATACGTTTTTGAAAAAGAAAAACAGCACATTAATTCAATTTCAATAA
- a CDS encoding AI-2E family transporter produces the protein MQQNSPTFNIFNFEKIADILIRLGVLFLLIGWCYDILKPFVLIIVWAIVIAVAFSPIYERVVKLFKGKKILATIFVTLILLTILVVPSVLITQSLYEEVNNFAQYYQTNEHLIPPPGETTKNWPTITKPIVEIWASASEDLSKVALKYTEQLKTVGSWLLLSLAGIGKGILQFIVSIIIAMGLLLYSESLTKVSKNIFVKLIGNNGEHYAEVTVITIRNVVKGFLGVALIQALMIGIGFFLAGVPFAGIFTIICLFLAIIQVGIGPVAIPVVIYMYSVTDATTATILAIWVGITLISDNILKPILLGRGNPPAPMLVIFLGAIGGFIYNGFIGLFLGAVILTLGYKFFLSWIDMENDEPQIEELQTETEE, from the coding sequence ATGCAACAAAACAGCCCAACTTTCAATATTTTCAATTTCGAAAAAATTGCCGACATCCTTATACGGCTCGGTGTATTGTTTTTACTGATTGGCTGGTGTTATGATATTCTGAAACCCTTTGTTTTAATCATAGTTTGGGCCATTGTCATTGCTGTCGCCTTCAGTCCAATTTATGAAAGAGTAGTCAAATTATTTAAAGGCAAAAAAATATTGGCCACGATATTTGTCACGTTAATTCTGCTTACTATTTTAGTTGTGCCTAGCGTACTCATAACACAATCTTTATACGAAGAGGTCAATAATTTCGCCCAGTATTACCAAACCAATGAACACTTGATTCCGCCACCCGGAGAAACCACCAAAAATTGGCCAACGATAACAAAACCAATAGTTGAAATATGGGCTTCGGCCTCCGAAGACCTTTCCAAAGTGGCACTTAAATATACAGAACAGTTAAAAACAGTCGGTTCATGGCTATTGCTTTCCTTGGCGGGAATAGGTAAAGGCATCCTACAATTTATTGTATCGATTATTATTGCGATGGGACTGTTATTGTATTCCGAATCGCTAACCAAAGTATCCAAAAACATTTTCGTCAAACTTATCGGAAACAATGGCGAACACTACGCCGAAGTCACCGTAATCACCATTCGCAATGTCGTAAAAGGATTCTTGGGCGTAGCCTTGATTCAGGCGCTAATGATAGGCATTGGGTTCTTTTTGGCAGGCGTTCCCTTTGCTGGAATTTTCACCATTATCTGTCTATTTCTTGCCATTATTCAAGTAGGAATTGGCCCGGTTGCCATTCCGGTAGTCATTTATATGTATTCCGTAACCGATGCCACAACGGCAACAATACTGGCAATTTGGGTCGGAATCACGCTGATTTCCGACAATATCCTGAAACCTATTTTACTGGGAAGAGGCAATCCTCCGGCACCAATGCTTGTGATATTCCTTGGTGCGATAGGCGGTTTCATTTACAACGGCTTCATTGGCTTATTCCTGGGAGCGGTAATCCTGACTTTAGGATATAAATTTTTCCTTTCATGGATAGACATGGAAAACGATGAACCCCAAATCGAAGAATTACAAACTGAGACTGAAGAATAG
- a CDS encoding winged helix-turn-helix domain-containing protein, giving the protein MKIKSKIWIETDEGILISEGRIHLLKQIEATGSLNKAAKEMNISYQKAWKLIDASNKASKEPLIATQVGGNKGGGTVITPYGKSLIASFEKINVACWEFLDAELKKHSL; this is encoded by the coding sequence TTGAAAATCAAGAGCAAAATCTGGATAGAAACCGATGAGGGAATTCTCATTAGCGAAGGGCGTATTCATTTGCTAAAACAGATTGAAGCCACGGGTTCGCTCAACAAAGCGGCGAAGGAAATGAATATTTCGTACCAAAAAGCGTGGAAATTAATCGACGCTTCTAACAAAGCTTCCAAAGAGCCCTTAATTGCAACCCAAGTGGGCGGAAATAAAGGCGGAGGTACTGTTATTACTCCTTATGGGAAATCGCTTATCGCGTCTTTTGAAAAAATCAATGTGGCCTGTTGGGAATTTTTGGATGCCGAACTCAAGAAACATTCGTTATAA
- a CDS encoding FAD-dependent monooxygenase — protein MDRKTNIVILGAGVGGLTTAIALRQKGFENITIFEQRQTSVTIGAGIVLWANASKILNKLGLLTEVQKIGGKIKQMERWTDKEEFLGSINVSTIDTVIGATSYSASRKELQEILLKKTTDLKIPVFYNHKAMQLSSSDNKAQVLFDNGGEIKADIVIGGDGRMNSAARQYVNGDNKPVYQNFVNWIGIVESDKPIFSNAENVLDFWGYGERFGIVPINKFKGYWAGGKSLPLNSPFKTKNNKEELLKLFATWSPKIENTIQLSKEENIKYIEVFDHNPISKWHKNNVCLIGDSAHAALPTSGQGACQAIEDGWELASVLEEAKTHYEAFAKFQKNRFQKTTAITIAGRELAKSLFNEDPVFCNYRNENAKKTDYNLAAQNIAQLWSLK, from the coding sequence ATGGATAGAAAAACAAATATTGTTATTTTGGGTGCCGGTGTCGGCGGATTGACCACCGCAATAGCTTTGCGCCAAAAAGGATTTGAAAATATAACCATTTTTGAGCAAAGACAAACATCAGTAACAATTGGTGCAGGCATTGTTCTATGGGCAAATGCAAGCAAAATTCTCAATAAGCTAGGTTTATTGACCGAAGTACAAAAAATTGGAGGCAAAATAAAACAAATGGAACGCTGGACTGACAAAGAGGAATTCTTAGGTTCCATTAATGTTTCTACTATTGACACAGTAATTGGCGCAACCAGTTATTCGGCGAGCAGAAAGGAACTGCAGGAAATTTTATTAAAAAAAACCACCGATCTCAAAATTCCTGTTTTCTATAACCATAAAGCCATGCAACTATCTTCTAGTGACAATAAAGCACAAGTTTTGTTTGACAACGGCGGAGAAATAAAAGCAGATATTGTTATTGGCGGAGACGGAAGAATGAATTCGGCAGCGAGACAATATGTCAATGGAGACAACAAACCTGTTTATCAGAATTTTGTAAACTGGATAGGAATAGTCGAAAGCGACAAACCTATTTTTTCAAACGCTGAAAATGTCTTGGATTTTTGGGGTTATGGAGAGCGTTTCGGAATCGTTCCAATAAACAAATTCAAAGGATATTGGGCGGGCGGTAAATCGTTACCTCTTAATTCGCCTTTTAAAACCAAAAATAACAAAGAGGAATTATTAAAATTATTTGCTACATGGTCACCAAAAATTGAAAACACCATACAACTAAGCAAAGAAGAAAACATCAAGTATATTGAGGTATTCGACCACAATCCAATTTCAAAATGGCACAAAAATAACGTCTGCCTAATCGGAGATTCGGCACACGCTGCACTGCCAACATCAGGACAGGGTGCATGCCAAGCAATAGAAGATGGATGGGAATTAGCATCCGTTTTGGAAGAAGCAAAAACACACTATGAAGCATTTGCAAAATTCCAAAAGAACAGATTCCAAAAAACAACTGCCATCACAATAGCAGGAAGAGAATTAGCCAAATCATTATTCAATGAAGATCCCGTATTCTGCAATTACAGAAATGAAAATGCAAAAAAGACAGATTATAACCTTGCAGCCCAGAATATTGCTCAATTATGGTCTCTGAAATAA
- a CDS encoding molybdopterin molybdotransferase MoeA, with the protein MISVQEAFSILQDNLPVLPKAEYSLFEARKHILAESLFSPINMPPFRQSAMDGFALCLHNALVYEIIGEVKAGDSHKVELLPGQAVKIFTGAALPDSAQAVIQIEKVSVDGTQLLLDELVEAKTNVRPIGEQISAGDLALEKGKILNAAAIGFLAGLGFTKVSVYQKPKVGIVVTGNELSKPGTPLEYGKVYESNGLMLQSALIDAYYGAVTLYEVNDDFVNTKNKLQEALTANDVILVSGGISVGDYDFVARALKELEVETLFYKVNQKPGKPLFAGKLNDKMVFALPGNPAACLTCFYVYVLPTLAILSGAEANYQQAVLMSIAHDYEVRNTRSQFLKANIVNGEAAILSHQASSMLNSFSVANGLVYAPHGNYELKKGDKVEVYLL; encoded by the coding sequence ATGATTTCTGTTCAGGAAGCTTTTTCGATATTACAAGATAATTTGCCCGTTTTGCCAAAAGCTGAGTATTCGCTTTTTGAAGCAAGAAAACATATTTTGGCCGAGTCACTTTTTTCACCAATCAATATGCCTCCTTTCCGCCAGTCGGCGATGGATGGTTTTGCTTTGTGCCTTCACAATGCTTTGGTTTATGAAATTATTGGTGAAGTAAAAGCGGGAGATTCCCATAAGGTTGAACTGCTGCCAGGGCAGGCCGTAAAGATTTTTACGGGTGCAGCTTTACCTGATTCGGCGCAAGCTGTTATTCAGATTGAAAAGGTTTCTGTCGACGGAACACAATTATTGCTGGATGAACTGGTTGAAGCCAAAACCAATGTTAGACCAATTGGAGAACAGATTTCGGCGGGAGATCTGGCACTCGAAAAAGGAAAGATTCTGAATGCGGCAGCGATAGGTTTTTTGGCAGGACTTGGTTTTACAAAAGTCAGTGTTTACCAGAAACCAAAGGTTGGAATTGTAGTTACAGGCAATGAGCTGTCCAAGCCCGGAACACCGCTTGAATACGGAAAAGTCTATGAAAGCAACGGACTTATGCTGCAGTCAGCGTTGATTGATGCGTATTATGGTGCAGTGACCTTGTATGAAGTTAATGACGATTTTGTAAATACCAAAAATAAACTGCAGGAAGCTCTAACTGCTAACGATGTGATATTAGTTTCTGGAGGAATATCGGTTGGGGATTATGATTTTGTGGCAAGAGCTTTAAAGGAATTGGAAGTAGAAACCTTATTTTATAAAGTGAATCAAAAGCCAGGAAAGCCTTTGTTTGCTGGAAAACTGAATGATAAAATGGTTTTTGCATTACCGGGAAATCCAGCGGCCTGCCTGACTTGTTTTTATGTATACGTTTTGCCTACACTGGCAATTTTATCTGGTGCGGAAGCGAATTATCAGCAGGCGGTTTTAATGTCTATTGCTCATGATTATGAAGTACGAAATACCCGCTCCCAATTTTTGAAAGCGAATATTGTTAACGGAGAAGCAGCAATATTGTCACATCAGGCTTCATCGATGCTCAATTCTTTTTCCGTTGCCAATGGATTGGTTTATGCTCCTCACGGAAATTATGAATTGAAAAAAGGAGACAAAGTGGAGGTGTATCTGCTGTAG
- the mobA gene encoding molybdenum cofactor guanylyltransferase, translated as MENKITAILLAGGKSQRMGTDKGLLDWNGKTFIQHICDTLQPIVASNILIVSANKEYDKLGFLRVEDIIENKGPVGGLYTGLKESKTKVNLVISVDVPLVTTELLQWLLENHNETDMVTQTAIGDKTSPLIAVYDRSMKIVFGEQIAGNKLKLKQAIEDVKHRTIEIPEKWSSQVQNINTKEEYQNLIK; from the coding sequence ATGGAAAACAAAATCACAGCAATACTTTTGGCCGGAGGGAAAAGCCAGCGAATGGGGACCGATAAAGGCTTATTGGACTGGAACGGAAAAACATTCATTCAGCACATTTGCGATACTCTACAGCCTATCGTAGCCTCGAATATCTTGATTGTTTCTGCCAACAAAGAATACGATAAATTAGGTTTTTTAAGAGTCGAAGACATTATTGAAAATAAAGGCCCAGTGGGCGGTCTTTATACAGGACTGAAAGAATCTAAGACCAAAGTAAATCTGGTTATAAGTGTTGATGTGCCACTCGTAACAACCGAATTACTGCAATGGCTTTTAGAAAACCACAACGAAACAGATATGGTTACACAAACTGCAATCGGAGACAAAACCAGTCCGCTGATTGCAGTCTACGACCGCTCGATGAAAATTGTTTTCGGTGAACAGATAGCAGGAAATAAATTGAAATTAAAGCAGGCAATTGAAGATGTAAAACACCGCACTATTGAAATTCCTGAAAAATGGAGCAGTCAAGTGCAGAATATAAATACAAAAGAAGAATATCAAAATTTAATCAAATGA
- the hemL gene encoding glutamate-1-semialdehyde 2,1-aminomutase — translation MIYQRSSQLFAEAEKVIPGGVNSPVRAFRAVGGTPIFVKSAKGAYLYDEDGNRLIDYINSWGPMILGHAYDPVVQAVTEKAKLGTSFGMPTELETQIASLAVSMVPNIDKIRFVNSGTEACMSAVRLARGFTKRDKIIKFAGCYHGHSDSFLIQAGSGAVTFGTPNSPGVTAGTAKDTLLAQYNDLENVKTLIEANKNEIAAIIIEPVAGNMGCIPPAEGFLEALRELCTANGILLIFDEVMTGFRLARGGAQELLKINADIVCFGKVIGGGLPVGAFAAREEIMNYLAPLGPVYQAGTLSGNPLAMAAGLAMLQALDNDREIFKRLEEKTAYLGAGIERVLKANNVVFTINRVGSMISVHFDANPVTDFKSAGAGDNETFKKFFHGLVAEGVYIAPSAYETWFITDALTYEDLDFTINAIDKVSKTF, via the coding sequence ATGATATACCAAAGAAGCAGTCAGCTTTTTGCTGAAGCAGAAAAAGTAATCCCAGGAGGAGTAAATTCGCCGGTTAGGGCTTTTAGAGCCGTGGGAGGAACACCAATATTTGTAAAAAGCGCCAAAGGTGCTTATTTGTATGACGAAGACGGAAACCGTTTAATCGATTATATCAATTCCTGGGGGCCAATGATTTTGGGTCATGCTTATGATCCAGTTGTGCAGGCCGTAACTGAAAAAGCAAAGCTGGGAACTTCTTTCGGGATGCCGACCGAACTGGAAACACAAATTGCATCATTGGCTGTTTCTATGGTTCCGAATATTGATAAAATCCGTTTTGTGAATTCGGGTACAGAGGCGTGTATGAGTGCAGTGCGTCTGGCGCGCGGATTTACCAAAAGAGACAAAATCATAAAATTTGCCGGCTGTTATCACGGTCATTCCGATTCCTTTTTGATTCAGGCAGGAAGCGGTGCGGTGACTTTTGGAACACCAAACAGCCCAGGCGTGACAGCAGGAACGGCCAAAGACACGCTGCTTGCCCAATATAATGATCTGGAAAACGTAAAGACATTAATCGAAGCCAATAAAAATGAAATTGCGGCTATAATTATCGAACCAGTTGCCGGAAATATGGGATGTATTCCGCCGGCGGAAGGTTTTCTGGAAGCTTTGCGTGAACTGTGTACGGCAAACGGAATTCTGCTGATTTTTGATGAGGTAATGACTGGTTTTAGATTGGCCAGAGGCGGTGCGCAGGAGCTGTTAAAAATCAATGCGGATATCGTTTGTTTTGGAAAAGTTATCGGTGGTGGTTTGCCAGTTGGAGCTTTTGCTGCTCGCGAAGAAATTATGAATTACCTAGCACCATTGGGGCCTGTTTATCAGGCTGGAACTTTGTCTGGAAATCCTTTGGCGATGGCTGCTGGATTGGCAATGTTACAGGCTTTGGACAATGATCGTGAAATTTTTAAAAGACTGGAAGAGAAAACCGCTTATTTGGGCGCAGGAATCGAGAGAGTCTTGAAAGCGAATAATGTTGTTTTCACAATTAATAGAGTGGGTTCGATGATTTCGGTTCATTTTGATGCGAATCCGGTGACTGATTTTAAATCGGCTGGTGCTGGAGATAATGAAACTTTTAAGAAATTCTTCCACGGACTAGTAGCTGAAGGTGTTTATATTGCGCCATCTGCTTATGAAACTTGGTTTATCACTGATGCACTGACGTATGAAGACTTGGATTTTACTATTAATGCGATAGATAAGGTTTCCAAAACGTTTTGA
- a CDS encoding glucosaminidase domain-containing protein, with the protein MFKKIILLFVIMSLIGCGSSKSKIQTTKKPVGWKYSKPIQNGGGSSASKPKSNAEIVNGYVAQYNGVAMSNMKTYGIPASIILAQGILESGAGQSDLAVNANNHFGIKCHDWTGDKVYKDDDSANECFRKYKQASESYKDHAMVLTGKTRYASLFKLPKGDYKAWAKGLREAGYATDPKYPEKLINYIETYNLHEYDSKVLGKEPKNEETKVLVQDDFGSDQVNLYEIQKGDTFYSVSKKFNLTVEELKQKNNLTDNTLSIGQKLIVK; encoded by the coding sequence ATGTTTAAAAAAATAATTTTACTCTTTGTGATTATGTCCTTGATTGGATGTGGTTCTTCAAAATCAAAAATTCAGACTACCAAAAAACCAGTGGGCTGGAAATATTCCAAACCCATTCAAAACGGCGGTGGTAGTTCGGCTTCTAAACCAAAGTCAAACGCAGAAATAGTAAATGGGTATGTAGCCCAATACAACGGTGTTGCGATGAGCAATATGAAAACGTACGGCATTCCGGCCAGTATTATTTTGGCACAAGGAATTTTGGAATCTGGCGCAGGACAAAGTGATTTGGCAGTAAATGCTAATAATCATTTCGGAATTAAATGCCATGATTGGACAGGTGACAAAGTGTATAAAGATGATGATTCTGCCAACGAATGTTTCAGAAAATACAAACAGGCTTCGGAATCATACAAAGACCACGCCATGGTTTTAACAGGTAAAACTAGATATGCCAGTTTGTTTAAATTGCCGAAAGGCGATTACAAAGCTTGGGCAAAAGGCTTACGCGAAGCAGGTTACGCCACCGATCCGAAGTATCCTGAAAAATTAATAAACTATATTGAAACCTATAATCTGCATGAATATGATTCTAAGGTTTTGGGAAAAGAACCCAAAAATGAAGAGACGAAAGTATTAGTTCAGGATGATTTTGGTTCAGACCAAGTTAATCTTTACGAGATTCAAAAAGGAGATACCTTTTATTCGGTTTCCAAAAAATTCAATTTAACGGTTGAGGAATTAAAGCAAAAAAATAATTTAACGGATAATACGCTTTCGATAGGACAGAAGCTGATTGTGAAATAG
- the glgA gene encoding glycogen synthase produces MKIALYTNEFPPNIYGGAGVHIDFLSQELAKLGQVEVRCFGDQKVNNDSMHVEGINSCLSKMVDPENEHIKMFHNLSRNVEMAQATPKADIVHCHTWYTHLAGVFTRELLQVPLILTTHSLETHRPWKVEQLGNGYFMSRWIETNAYKSADGVIAVSEQMKVDVVEAYGVDPEKVTVIHNGIDPEFYKPTFDNTLLAEYGIDPNIPFVLFVGRITRQKGISQLIEACQYFNKDCQIVLCAGAPDTEEIAIETSNLIDQLKAKRKGVILISEMLPREKVKVFYSHARVFACPSLYEPFGIINLEAMSCETPVVGSHVGGIPEIIVEGETGYLIPLESVSRTNFNPLNPTAFQKAFAVKVNTLLENEELATKMGKAGRVRVLEKFSWESIAKTTYNYYQEVIARFEKETA; encoded by the coding sequence ATGAAAATAGCGCTTTATACCAACGAATTTCCACCAAATATTTATGGAGGAGCAGGAGTACATATTGATTTTTTAAGCCAAGAATTGGCCAAGTTAGGACAGGTTGAGGTTCGGTGTTTTGGAGACCAAAAAGTAAACAACGATTCCATGCATGTGGAAGGGATAAATTCCTGCTTGTCTAAAATGGTGGATCCAGAAAATGAACATATCAAAATGTTTCATAACCTAAGCCGAAATGTCGAAATGGCACAGGCAACACCAAAGGCCGATATCGTGCATTGCCATACTTGGTACACACATTTGGCGGGTGTTTTTACGAGAGAATTGTTACAGGTGCCGTTGATATTGACCACCCACAGTTTGGAAACGCACCGTCCTTGGAAAGTGGAACAGTTGGGCAACGGTTATTTTATGTCCCGATGGATTGAGACCAACGCTTATAAATCGGCGGATGGCGTTATTGCCGTAAGCGAACAGATGAAAGTTGATGTGGTCGAAGCCTATGGAGTCGATCCTGAAAAAGTTACGGTAATCCATAACGGAATCGATCCTGAATTTTACAAACCTACTTTTGACAATACTTTATTAGCTGAATATGGAATCGACCCGAATATTCCGTTTGTGCTTTTTGTGGGGCGAATAACCCGCCAAAAGGGAATTTCGCAATTGATCGAAGCCTGTCAATATTTTAATAAAGATTGCCAAATTGTGCTTTGTGCGGGTGCTCCGGATACCGAAGAGATTGCCATCGAAACATCCAACCTTATCGATCAGCTGAAAGCAAAACGAAAAGGCGTAATTCTGATTTCAGAAATGTTACCACGCGAAAAAGTCAAAGTGTTCTACAGCCATGCACGTGTTTTTGCCTGTCCGTCATTGTACGAGCCTTTCGGAATCATCAACTTGGAAGCGATGTCTTGCGAAACACCGGTTGTAGGAAGTCACGTGGGCGGAATTCCAGAGATTATTGTCGAGGGCGAAACCGGATATTTGATTCCGCTTGAAAGTGTTTCGAGAACGAATTTCAATCCGCTGAATCCAACAGCTTTTCAAAAGGCCTTCGCAGTCAAAGTAAATACTTTGCTTGAAAACGAGGAATTGGCTACCAAAATGGGTAAAGCTGGACGTGTACGGGTTTTGGAGAAATTCAGTTGGGAGTCAATTGCCAAAACAACTTATAATTATTATCAGGAAGTCATCGCCCGATTTGAGAAAGAAACGGCTTAG
- a CDS encoding DUF5995 family protein — MNTKQATSIKEVIQCLDEIIEKSKIEQCAIGLFATLYREVTMQIKNGIETGLFENPERMEKLDVIFANRYLKAYYQFKAKEKCSECWEFSFTKGEEYWPIVVQHLLLGINAHVNLDLGIACAQVSTPESIFDLHSDYNKINEILSNLVNGVEKCLVEIWPTLTYILKLSGKIDNFFIDFSMKTARDGAWKYATEFVLLPEDQWKTSIQERDHKVTKIARLVSNPGFFVSSIFKLIRIFERGTVAQKIIELSKVEYNPVTETVVTPECTVQPI; from the coding sequence ATGAACACGAAACAAGCCACTAGTATTAAAGAAGTCATCCAGTGTCTGGACGAGATTATTGAAAAATCAAAAATAGAGCAATGTGCCATAGGTTTATTTGCCACTTTATACAGAGAAGTTACAATGCAGATAAAAAACGGTATTGAAACGGGCTTGTTCGAAAATCCGGAACGCATGGAAAAACTGGATGTTATTTTTGCGAATCGCTATCTGAAGGCGTATTATCAATTTAAGGCAAAAGAAAAATGTTCGGAATGCTGGGAGTTTTCATTCACAAAAGGTGAGGAATACTGGCCGATTGTGGTACAGCATTTACTGCTTGGAATTAATGCGCATGTGAATCTGGATTTGGGAATTGCCTGCGCACAGGTGAGCACGCCTGAAAGTATTTTTGACCTGCATTCTGACTATAATAAAATCAACGAAATTTTAAGCAATCTGGTTAATGGTGTCGAAAAATGCCTGGTGGAAATCTGGCCAACACTTACATACATCTTAAAACTATCTGGCAAAATAGACAATTTCTTTATTGATTTTAGCATGAAAACCGCAAGAGACGGGGCATGGAAATATGCAACAGAATTTGTCCTGCTTCCAGAAGATCAATGGAAAACTTCGATACAGGAAAGAGATCACAAGGTCACCAAAATAGCGCGATTGGTTTCGAATCCTGGTTTCTTTGTAAGCAGTATTTTCAAACTTATCCGAATATTTGAAAGAGGAACCGTGGCTCAAAAAATTATTGAATTGAGTAAAGTGGAATACAATCCGGTTACTGAAACTGTTGTAACTCCTGAATGTACCGTACAGCCAATTTAA
- a CDS encoding GNAT family N-acetyltransferase gives MNYSFRKATASEIPEVWKILQQAIVRRKKDGSEQWQDGYPNLQSVQNDVEKGQGFVLTEGETIAGYSAVLINDEPEYAKIIGEWLTNDDFVVFHRVAISENHLGKGLAKKILEYIEDFALSNNIYSVKADTNFDNTAMLKIFEKSGYKYCGKVYFRGGERKAFEKTLAKNS, from the coding sequence ATGAATTATTCCTTTAGAAAAGCAACAGCTTCTGAAATTCCTGAGGTATGGAAAATTTTACAACAGGCGATTGTCCGCAGAAAAAAAGACGGCAGTGAACAATGGCAGGATGGATACCCCAATCTGCAATCGGTTCAAAATGACGTAGAAAAAGGCCAGGGATTTGTTTTAACTGAAGGAGAAACAATAGCAGGATACAGCGCAGTATTGATAAACGATGAGCCTGAATATGCTAAAATTATAGGCGAATGGTTAACAAATGATGATTTTGTTGTATTTCACCGTGTAGCAATTTCCGAAAATCATCTGGGTAAAGGTCTGGCAAAAAAAATACTGGAGTACATTGAAGATTTTGCTCTAAGCAACAATATTTACAGCGTCAAAGCAGATACCAATTTTGACAATACCGCCATGCTTAAAATCTTTGAAAAATCGGGTTACAAGTATTGTGGCAAAGTATATTTTAGAGGAGGCGAAAGAAAGGCATTTGAAAAAACACTCGCTAAAAACAGCTAA